One genomic window of Parasteatoda tepidariorum isolate YZ-2023 chromosome 9, CAS_Ptep_4.0, whole genome shotgun sequence includes the following:
- the LOC107450963 gene encoding fatty-acid amide hydrolase 2-A yields MTEITWWLERTIFYVIAYTFRIVLTIAFWREQNSVPPARNQLLLKSANQLAKEIREGKLKSEKVIQTYINRIVEVEPYINAVVQDNFDNAIIEARRVDDLIESGEFFIEQLSEEKPLLGVPFTVKCILEVKGFKESAGSLIFKDRIAETDAPIVSIIKDAGGIFLALTNAPEFCSSMETDNKLYGRTCNPYDVTRTCGGSSGGEAALISSAGSVIGLGSDLLGSLRIPSHFCGLFAHKSTTTLFDGLQELCVNCRAVVARMIESMLPV; encoded by the exons ATGACTGAAATTACATGGTGGCTGGAGAGAACCATCTTCTATGTAATCGCCTATACATTTCGAATTGTTTTGACCATTGCATTCTGGAGAGAACAAAATTCAGTACCACCAGCAAGGAACCAGTTGCTTCTTAAATCGGCAAATCAATTAGCTAAAGAAATTAGGGAAGGAAAG CTGAAATCTGAGAAAGTTATTCAAACTTATATTAATCGTATAGTTGAAGTAGAACCTTATATCAATGCAGTAGTTCAGGACAATTTTGATAACGCAATTATAGAGGCAAGAAGAGTGGATGATCTTATTGAATCAGGAGAATTTTTCATTGAACAGCTTTCAGAAGAAAAACCACTTCTTGGAGTACCATTTACTGTTAAATGTATTCTAGAAGTTAAAG gTTTTAAAGAATCTGCAGgcagtttgatttttaaagacaGAATAGCTGAAACAGATGCACCGATAGTGAGTATTATAAAAGATGCTGGTGGGATTTTTCTAGCTTTAACCAACGCTCCGGAATTTTGTTCCTCGATGGAAACAGATAACAAACTTTATGGGAGAACATGCAACCCTTACGATGTAACCAGGACGTGCGGAGGCAGCTCAG GAGGAGAAGCAGCATTAATAAGCTCTGCTGGGTCTGTCATCGGATTGGGAAGTGATCTTCTCGGCAGTCTCAGGATTCCATCTCATTTTTGTGGTTTGTTTGCACACAAGTCAA caacCACTTTATTTGATGGTCTCCAGGAGTTATGTGTTAATTGTAGAGCCGTGGTGGCAAGGATGATTGAGAGCATGCTTCCCGTCTGA